The sequence CTTActcaatcattttaaaataaagttcttatttatttatttatttatatttaatatgcaaCATATTTATTGTGTGCAGAGGCAGGCACCCGATCCATATTCTCCACTCATTCACCGTTGTACATTCAGAGGAGGAAGACACAGGCAGACATGCTCTTCCCTCTTCTATAGTTATGATTAGCATGTCTATTAGCTAGTCATGTTCTTCCATTTCTTCAGATGGCTAGCGTGGCCCACGTGAGTAAAGCCATCTAAGATGATAGCCAAAGGCAGCGTGCTTCCCATCTCCTTTGCCTGTTTATCACCGGACGTGCGCCACCCCACACTGATGACCTCAGATGCTAACACTGACAATAGTGAAAGGAAAAAAGAACGTGTTCTAGTTTGTACATAACAAtgtctaattattttgttggccatttattaagtttaacaagtcgctaggatgtgcttgatttttgtgtgcctttctcctgcctaacaactttgtttagaaaatattttatgcaaagtatgttaaagtgacgtggtcttgaaatctaaatgctatatcaatgttgtattttaaacatacgtTGCCAGTGTGTAACAGttcagtttattagaataaattagagtgggctactgttttctttttttctgctggcttgtggagaaaatacatttaacagcttTGAATTGGGGCAAAATGTTAAGAAGCTataaaaagtgttgtcagtcagaatagaataataagattcttctgctgctggtggctTAAGAGGGGACCCCAAGACCACTGCTTTTTTTCTGCCACCCCATTTTTTTGGACCACCATCCACCACTGTAAAGAAGCactatattaaaacattaaatacaccttaAATTGCTATTTGATCTGTAAGATTGAAATATTGTGTCAAAAATTGAGTTTTTAAATCTGTCTTCTACATAAAGCAACTCCATTATGATCCCTTGGCACTGGATTTCTACAGGTCATTGCACTACATTAACTGCCATGCATTAGTTTATATACTTCAGTGCTGCTAATACATCTGTCTAATGCTATAGGGAAAGTGTTACTAAATTACAGAGCACCTTAAGAATGGATTCAGAATGACACCAACCCCCCAGAAATGacatgtattataatttaaagtGGCAGCTACAAAATTAATGATTTTAGAGTTGATGTTTTATAACATAGACGACTATACTGTACTGCCAGATTACTATCCTTGAACAATTCGCAGTCACTGAACCAAATATTGTTGAATTACAGGCGTACAGTACAACTTCTCCTACTTAACTAAAACTATGACAATAATACCAATAGTAtaagtaatgaaaaataaatatgctaaTTATTTCACTTGAAAAATGATGCTGTATTAATGATATATTACCTAGTAAGAAACAAAATACTAGGACTTGCTTTCTTGCAGACTgctttataaaattataataagtTGACTGTTGCAAACAGAATAATATATTAAAACTTTCCAATACGTAATAACAACAtaacaccaccaccaacaacaacaacaacaacaacaacaatagtttGCTTTTTAGACCAAGATTTTAGCTTTTGTGACCATCAGCATGTGTTTAAGGTTGCATTCACACTGGTCCATTACAAACGGACGGTTTGGTTTGTCTCATttaaacaatgtatcaatgtgttcattgttcacacttatctgtgaGCAAAGGGACCAAGTTTGTTTGGATGCGAGctaaactttgtttatttttggtccttttccaactcgtttgtgttcacaatgcagtttgcgaGTGCACTCGGCTCGTTTCTATGGTGTGTGAACCGAATGTTTACAATACCCTGCAAGGCAGATTTAAAGATGGcggctattgatgtattgctctggtttttaatatagcatgttttagatttttacatattgctgtggaagaaagcactgggagcacttcactaatttaattcatacatttcttgaatgcctacagtatgagaatgcagtttacGCAATTCTCCACGGTTCTCCTAATGTCAGCGTTAAACAAAATAGTTTGAGAAAAGACTGAAAATATTTTACTATGTGAGTTTTTTGTCCAGttcagcttggattttggtgtctgacaaTATTTTCTTTTAGAGCTTCAGTTTCCCGCAGTGAAAAATTGgcctttttttcttcaattcagacACCGTAGTAACTCTGAAGttgttaacaaaaataacagtatataaaataacacaataatagtttaaaaattaaacatcgggtaaatttattgcagatcataagaacattattttctttatattgtcatctagtcaaaacatgttaaatgtacaaaaagccagatttaaaaaatagaacagctattaccatttaaacatatggtatacacataatcagaaagattaaacaaataatccataaaattgtttattttatttttgaatgccaCTAACACATGGCCTAATACATTACTTTGCTATTAGCTGAATATgttgatacagttttgtacttaaaaaaaaagaaataatacaatagcaaaaactgggcgattaacaattttactgtttccgaccAGGACAAATACATTAAGGCTGATAACTGTGACAATATCAATTTTCATAGTATGTCTGGTAGTGATAAACCTAATGTATTTGCCagagacatttttttgttttttgctctacttgtttcctcagaatatgaaataaaccgcaaaatgtttacttccgagtGGTGTTACCCTGCATAGCTCATTTTTACCAAACGAACCGACACAAGTTCTTTAGGTGGACTCAGTACGGTTCGTTTCCCaagcggactttgttgttcacacttcataCCAAACAGTACCGAGtgtggaccaaaccctctaaatggacccagtgtgaCTACAGACTaagtagaaaattaaaaacacaacaacgCACCACGGGTCTGCTTTTGTGTAGTCATGGGTTTGAAAGCTTTAAAAGCGTTCAGGTCTACAGGAGACACAGGCTGATAAATAACACAAGGCACAGGAACAGggttgtaaaaaatgtaaaaacatttaggAATTTCTTCATAAgccacaaattttactgattataccGACTTACtgaagttcaattagttctgtcgAAGgggaataaaaaaaggttttaaaaatataatttgccaaagatatcccatGTAAGGatattgtttttttggggtttttttttttgcatgagagcaacgagagccgtagttgtatgtatggtacagctgtaaagtattttgtttgactgtatttttgtaaataaatttagaattgttttattttccacattttcttttctttatattaatataataaaggtcaaggatgagaaatttagcagtattttgtgtttttgagtatGTGAGTTAAGTGTACTCTATccgcggtttatgtccatttgtttcaaatcatcagaaattcgggcataaactttctcatttctgacgcacgtctccagatcttcctgaacacttctatctgcccacagagaaactagagcctgcacttcctcagcgtcccaaggctgtactcttctctcatcacactcactGCCagccatgtttgttgtttttctttctggagtgtactgactgttGCAACATAATGTTGAAAATCCTTAATCCTGCCCCTGGCTCGGCTCTGCTCACAGCCAGATTCAGATGccttgtgaggccagagtttcatggTTTGATTCTCGCTCGGCTCGACAAACAGTCCATGGAGAACCACCTGTACCAATACCTTACCGAGCCCTCAGAGGTTGGATGTGCCCGTGGAGAAGGGGTAAAAGTGTTTATAGTATCCAGGTCCACTTATAGTTGCATGCCAGTCGTACATCTAGACTTGGGACAATGTGCATTATTCAAATAATACATAGCCTAGCAACCTCAGAAATGTTAAATACAATTTACTTCCAGGTTGTTAACAAGATACAAGACACAATGCTGTAAAAACACCTTTAcccaaacaccaaacaaaactcAGATGACGTCTCACTCAACATCTGATTATAACCCTAACTTTTTCAAGGTAATGGCAGAACTTTTTCAACACATGCTCTGTGTTGTTAATCACAAAAGCTGTGCACAGAGAATCGAACTAAGACTTAACCACAGCATTAAAGCATTAGTCAAGGGTTCACTCACAATAACTACTGTACTTGGGAACGCCACACTGACCTCACTGGCTTGTAGTAAGCTACATAATGTGGCTGAGTGAAGCGTCAGCCTATGGGTTTTGAAAAGGAAATCCCGCACTGGGCCCCTTCATTTAGAAGCCAGTGCAAAACAATgccttaaaaatattttcttctatttcataGAATAtttcgttgttttgtttttcttttgcacaatCACATGCCCTACTTTGTCCAATTTGATCCGGATTCACACCGTTTTAAACAAATTAGCTTTGTGTACcagcagattttttttccccctttgcaCAATCAACTAGTTGCaagattttttttccttcaaatccaAATCTTCAGGGACCTAATACTCAACGAACTCTGGAGGGAAAGGGTTAATTAGATAACCAGTCACTCCAGCTCGTATaacacctggggggggggggggggggggggggggggggtacacaaCATGATTACAAACTGGCTGGGCCACATTCAGGAGCAAATGGAGAACCGTGTTTCTACATACACATAGCCTCCCAGAGTTACATactgcactttattaaaacaagaaaaaaaagaagcactattttaaacaaacagaacaggcCTCTTGTCTACAGTAATGACCCAGTGATTAGGAGAATTCTGCAGAATTATTATTATGCGTTTATGAATAAATAAGCTTTCTTTCTCCTTCTTAACATTGTTAAGAATCTGCACAAacagcaatgtttgttttatttttggggttttttttcagtCCAATTCAACTTCATTCCGAGggcatatattaaaaatgcatatggaaaaaatagaaaattactgCTGATGTtacatgttatgttttaaaacattagtaAAAAGCATTACTAGAAAAATCAAACTAAGCTCAAGGTTGTTACCTTTAATTACGGCAGCATAATCcccaaattaacaaattaatattccttgtgtaccttataCCACCAAAACGttcttaatatgttttaccatattcATGAACCATATGTATTACTCTACAGttatctgatttaaaaaagaaagtatataCTTAAATTGAAAAAGactattaacaaaaaaagtgaCTGCTGGAACGTCACTGCCCTCATATATAGTTTCTTCTCCACAAGATACACATTGCAAAACAATGAAAAGTTAGACCTATTCTTTTGGTGTGCCACATAATGTTGCTAAGCTACATGTTTTATAAGTTCACAGTTAGAAGGGTGTATCTTGTTTCACATTTCAGTTGTAAAAGTATGTTTCGTTAGGGGAAATTAGGGTATGTATCTTCATTTTAAAGTCAATTAAAGGGTTGATTCAACTAGAGCCCCCGAGCAACATTAATTTGAAATTGCTTCCACCTAATCACCCCAGAGTGCTCAAGAAGTCTATTTCTATCTACGGTTAGAGTTTTGTCTTCGCCGATAAGCATACGATACGTGAATTCTAActtctaaaatgtgttattttatgaaCTGCAAAAGCATAACCCATTATGTGTGCAAAGACTTTTCTTTATTTACATGGTTACCATCTCAGTTGGTAGCACATTCAAACACCAGCTATGTATTATCTATAAAGATTATATTGTAATGTTATAATAAGGGTAATGCCAATATTCTTTTACAATGAAACATGCTGGCTGAGTAAGAGATCAAAACATTCTGCATTATGAAAATGAGTGGCCGATGCAACACATCAACTACACAACAGCCAGCTATATGGTTACAACCGAACACTCAGCCAGATGGAGGTTCATGGATTTACATTATTTACCCCCATCGCTTCATTAAATTGATCCAGCCGTGTAATTGTCGTGTTTGTATTGTTCACTTATGTATGTACATACGTAATATCCTTGAAATGCAACAGTGCAGAGATTTTTTTAATCAGAACTGGTATATTTTCCATATGCATTAAAGCAAAtctctgtattcatttttaactgaaagcaagaaGTTTGCACCCTGTGCTATTCACTAATGTGTTTTTAAGTAACAATGCCATCcaattttcttaaaataaatatgattgttTTTAGTTACACCAAAACAAACTCACGTTTAAATGAGTTCCAGTGAATCAATTTTTGGAGCAGGCCTGTTCTATAAAAATAGAACAACAATACCTTATAAAAATAAGCACGTTTTCAGCAAAACTGCCCTTCGTTTATCAATGTGCACTCAAGTCTAAAAGCGACAGGCAAGGGAACATTGAAAAGGCAAAGTAACAAACCGAATACACCAGGGAAAATGGACAGTATTTGCTAAAATCCAACCCCCATATATTTACCTGTTTCCAAGACCACCTATGCAAGATTTGTattcatttgagaaaaaaaaagttcatattgTGGGAGCTACATGTTCATCCATCATCAAGGCTATagttaacatttacattttgttttaaaaaaaaaaaagacaaaaattaaACGCGAAGCAGGTCAAGTTTACAGGCAGGCTTTTACAAGCCAATCTTGCCAGGTCGGTTCCGGGAGCAAGTCTTAATGAAGCAATAATAGCCACATTattcaaaaatgttcattttgatagaaattcatttaaaattgacTTAATCatatgcaaataataaaataaggtgTAGTGACCCAGCAAATGATCTGAATATAAATTGTAATGGAACAGAAAATATCTGACATACCTGATCAAGATTTCCCGATGATCTTGTGATTTCTTCATTATCTGATTTAGAACCGCCTTCTCTATCATCTATAACCAAGTCAATGGGCATTTTTCCTTTTAAGCAGCTAATATACCGATGGCAGAAATTGTCACACAGTTCGTGTACCTAAAGATAAAAagagagacaaaaataaaaatcacaaaggAAATAAACGAAATTGACAAGTGCAACCAGAGCCCCcctttgacatgaaaagttccaAATAGTGGAAGCACTTTGCAATTATCCTCTAGAGACCCCCAGACACATCCAGAATTTGGAATAACTTTATTTTCTTGCAAAATAGAGATATCGCATAAAATTGACAGTGACAAGACGATTCACAGACTACAACATACTCAACACCCGTGTAAAATGCATCTGCTCCCGGGGTTGTGGCCATTAGAGAGATGACCTGCATGAGTGACATTTAAGGTAAACTGTTTAATTTCGTCTAGTTATTTCATTATAACCCCCTTTCAAGGGAATCTGTGCACAGAGGAGCTAAAGGTATTAAATCGGAATAGGATATTGCCACCTCCAGCACTGGTATTTAATGTCGAAAAATTAGCATAAAAGGTGAAACGtgtttttcttgttaaaagtGCACAAACATTAGAGTAGCATGTTCCAAGTAAAAAAAGACATATACAAGAATCAAATTACCATTGACTATGCATATAAACACTACTGTAACACATTTCAAACCGACAGAGCCATGAAAAAATTCAAAAaagaatttgttttgcattttcaacattttttgtCCTTCTCCTaatctttatttatgtttaatataacatatgtagtacacatgtatttcagtattttacaGACTAGCGCAAAGCTTCATCATgctagcaataaataaataaataaataaaaatcctctAAAGTACATGATTAAAAATGAGCACATTATCAGGGCGTTTCTGATTCTGCTTTTAGTAGCCTAAAATTGTAATTAAACTGCGAAGAGAAATGGGCGCCAAGATTGGTTTTGACACTAATTGCAACAGACCAGAAAGAAAGACGTTTATGCAAATGTACCCCTAGGTCTGAACTGTAACATAATGCTGCAACAGAAGACAGTGGTGAAAATTACCTTCTCTAGCTCCAATAAATGAAACCTTAATACTTGGATGGCTTGTATCATCTGCAAAGAAAGTTAACAGTGATCAACAACCACGATAAATAAATTCAGGAATTATGACGTTAAGTCTCGTTGCATTTTAAGCAGACACAACGTAACAATTCGATTTACAATGGTGGCACTGAAAGTAAACAGAACATTGGTTTTCTATGTTGTTATTTAGCTTATAATGGTATAAAGTGTTAAAAGTTGAGCCCGCATAGTAACAGAGACAGCTACAAACCGTGGACATATCCCAAAAAAGCGCCATCTAAGACAACTTGATGAAAAAGTACTTCCGTATATACTTCTCAAATCCAAAACGAAAAATTGCATCTTGCTTGTATTATACATATATTTGCATACCGCAGTTCATTGAAAAAACGTCATGATACTGAGAGCAATGACAGCTTTCCAATAAACACAGGAGATGGTTATCTCTGGTGACAAGGAGGGCTATCATAAAATCAAACACTCCTATTTGTAACGGAAGCATAAACAGTTATTATGCATTTCGGTGTGTGCGTATTCGTACAGAATAACCAAACATAGACTGGAGTATATAAcaccaccaataataataataataataataataataataataataataataataataataataataacgattcTTACATCATCAACATATTATATACAAATCTATCTTCTTACCAAGTTATCCAGTTCTGGGTTTgaagaaaataaaggtttttcaGCCCGTATCTAAAGTAAGGAAATGCACTTATTAGAAGAATCAGATATAGGAGTTTCCAAAATTAACTTTAACACGTTATCTAAACTGCATAAACCACACATAAAATGCTAAAACATAACAGAAAAACACTGCGCATGTTAGTTACTTCATTGTATTGCTGCTTATCAACATGTGTAGATCTACTGTTAAATTGGATTTACAGAAAGTAACGTAACAAACCATTAGAAACATTTCGGAGTAAAAGGGTAATCCTAACCTGTTTAGCGAATACTGCTATATCTTCATTGAAGGACTCTGAGGAGCAAACATCGCCGCCTGCTACCCCGGGTTCCCTTGGCGTGCAAGTCGCTAATTCACATTTCTCAAAAATCAGTGCTAAAAGAGGGAAGAGCGGGTGCCTGGAAGAAAACGCAACCGTCAAGCCCACTACAACGGAAAGAACAAATATTTTAGGCAATACAAATTAAAGGAAGATAGCTTTCGGTTTTATCTGTTAACTCTCTCATAAGTTGTTTATAATTATCAGATTTTGGAAACAACAGGCAAAGATGCAAGACACAACATTATTGGAGACATCAAAACGTTACAGTGTTTATACCACAAGAATGCATGAGCAAAGtattctgattattttttattgtaacactTGCGACAGGACCGTAGCCATACTGCGCTTACACGGGCAATTGTTTTCTCTTATTTTCCCTCATAATCATTCTAATTGTTTCATGAAGTTTcttataaataacaatatttagcACAAGCTGTGCAACAAtgataaatgtaacattttacacACTTATGGTTGAGTGTATTTGGTATTAtaagaaaagtgtattttttgGCAAATGTTTCTTAGTTGGCAACCTGTAAGCTTACTCTAATTTACTTCAACTTCAGTTTACTTCCATTACAAATGTGTCCTGGCAAGTTTGGTTATTTTGCATAATTGTCATTTCTAAAACTTCTATGCAactattataattaaaaaaaaaaaaaaaaaaaaaaactaaaaaaaaccccacatgaTTAGCAATTTTCTTAACATTGATTGAGAACAAATCCCCACATCATTAtccacattttaaacatgttaggTGTGTAAGGATCAACTGTATCATTAACCAaaatactgggggggggggggggggggggggggggggggggggggggggggggggggggggacaataaCTTAGTTATAACCATTCAAATGATTGTCCCCACAACGCATACTTCTAATCATTCTTATACACAAATACACTGAAtagcaaaattaataaataaatgccttaAACCTTATAACCTTCACTTAAGggttgaattatatatatatatatatatatatatatatatatatatatatatatatatatatatatatatatatatatatatatatatatataccacacacttTAGTTGTAAAACGTTTAATCAATACTTTAATAGTTTATTATGTATTCTaagaaacatatacagtataaaacatgtaatacacacagtaccaTTTTACACGCCACACTGCACACcatgaaaaaaaattcaattaaatcTGGATGAGCTCCTAGCAATAATTtaagttaagtatttttttatttttcttaactacATTCCTTAACTACATAAAACACTAACCATTAAAGCCATTACATTACCGGCAAATAATCATTAATAATATTATGGTCTTCTTgatcataaaatattaaaatggctGTCGACTAAACCTACCCGTAAATGGCATCTTTATCTCTTTTTAAAGCGTCGTTGACAGAAGAACCCATGCTGGGGGCCATTGCGTTGGTGTGAGCTGTGTGCGGGTACTGGTGCGAGTGCAGCGGAGGACCGTGATTCAGATGGTGGGCAGGCTGCATAGATCTGGCGGCATGAGGGTCCCCATACATGGTGGTTGGGATCCCTACTCCATCCATCCCGCCATAGTGGGGTAAATCGTCGTACTGTACAACACAACAGGAATGTGGTCACAATCAATGCTTACTtgggaaaaataaattgtataaagCAGCTACTTCACCGAGAAACGAGTTTGTCATAAGTTATGGGGAAGttagtttaatgttttaattaaactaacttaaaacttaaaaacaaagcaaaacaaaacgaACTGTTGGCTGTCATTGCTCAGCCAGTTTAagtgtatccctttaaaaaaaaaaaaaaaaaaaaaagtttctaatttaaaataagcAGCTTAGAGACATTAAACTGGAACTTGGCGCACGGACTTACATTGGACAAGTGAAAGAAAGTACGCTAACTTCATTTTCCAATTcgtatacaaacaatacattcatGTAATTGAGATAGATGTTTTATTTTCGAAATATCTTTttcgtttttttgtgtgttatcaACTTAACCTTGACATGCAAAATATTCGAAAAAAATATCACTCCTATAATGCTCTAAATTGGCCTTTTGTTTGTAGTCAAATGTCATTTGTGTTGCGCTGTCGTCGCACACATAGACACAAAtggaaatgaattacaaaatacatcTTTGAAACAAGGCATAATAATAAGGCtgtctttataaaatatttaaaaaaaaataacttgagaTATACAAAAACATGTGTAGCATTCTGtagtttttgtatatttttcaatATGCATATAAATCGG is a genomic window of Polyodon spathula isolate WHYD16114869_AA chromosome 6, ASM1765450v1, whole genome shotgun sequence containing:
- the LOC121317242 gene encoding homeobox protein Meis1-like isoform X2, with amino-acid sequence MAQRYDDLPHYGGMDGVGIPTTMYGDPHAARSMQPAHHLNHGPPLHSHQYPHTAHTNAMAPSMGSSVNDALKRDKDAIYGHPLFPLLALIFEKCELATCTPREPGVAGGDVCSSESFNEDIAVFAKQIRAEKPLFSSNPELDNLMIQAIQVLRFHLLELEKVHELCDNFCHRYISCLKGKMPIDLVIDDREGGSKSDNEEITRSSGNLDQTLWNRDHDDTASTRSGGTPGPSSGGHTSHSGDNSSEQGDGLDNSVASPSTGDDDDPDKEKKRNKKRGIFPKVATNIMRAWLFQHLTHPYPSEEQKKQLAQDTGLTILQVNNWFINARRRIVQPMIDQSNRAVSQGAPYNPDGQPMGGFVMDGQQHMGIRPPGPMSGMGMNMGMEGQWHYM